A stretch of Miscanthus floridulus cultivar M001 chromosome 13, ASM1932011v1, whole genome shotgun sequence DNA encodes these proteins:
- the LOC136501046 gene encoding dormancy-associated protein homolog 3-like, whose translation MGLLDQLWDETVAGPRPDSGLGRLRKYSFSPSSSSSSSSSFRAPAPAAAADASAPEPAAPAVTRSITIARPPSLSVDASLRAESYSSSVPSSPASTPDSPFATATTPKADGWRRFRRKTKVSDGPEPAVGPRSPTVYDWVVISSLDR comes from the exons ATGGGCCTCCTCGACCAGCTCTGGGACGAGACGGTCGCCGGCCCGCGGCCGGACTCCGGCCTCGGCAGGCTCCGCAAGTACTCcttctccccctcctcctcctcctcctcgtcgtcgtccttcCGGGCCCCCGCTCCCGCCGCGGCCGCCGACGCGTCAGCGCCGGAgccggcggcgccggcggtgaCGCGCAGCATCACCATCGCCCGCCCGCCGTCGCTGTCCGTCGACGCCTCGCTGCGCGCCGAGTCCTACAGCTCCTCCGTCCCGTCCTCCCCGGCCAGCACGCCCGACTCGCCGTTCGCCACAG CTACCACGCCCAAGGCGGACGGCTGGAGGAGGTTCCGCCGGAAAACCAAGGTCTCCGATGGCCCGGAGCCCGCCGTCGGGCCCAGGAGCCCCACCGTGTACGACTG GGTGGTTATCAGTTCGTTGGACCGCTGA